A genomic region of Haliotis asinina isolate JCU_RB_2024 chromosome 1, JCU_Hal_asi_v2, whole genome shotgun sequence contains the following coding sequences:
- the LOC137294935 gene encoding uncharacterized protein, translating to MMSILTLALLCACALVCSGAVYNRYPSYGQYPDVHYRNQYVPNNHPGNYYPDRYPTDVWGGRSQGHYRRYRRSVPSHISGYPSYRQTYPSNGFPTYPVPSYPSTHGQTYPDHVNTYPGNQNTYQQGQRWNHWGSQIGTQKHGSYRG from the exons ATGATGTCCATCCTAACTCTTGCTCTGCTGTGCGCATGCGCCCTTGTATGTTCCGGTGCTGTTTACAACCGGTATCCATCTTATGGgcagtacccggatgtacacTACAGGAATCAGTACGTCCCTAACAACCACCCTGGCAATTACTACCCTGACAGATATCCTACTG ATGTGTGGGGAGGACGCTCTCAGGGACATTACAGAA GGTACCGACGATCTGTGCCTTCCCATATCAGTGGATATCCGAGTTACAGACAGACCTACCCATCCAATGGCTTCCCTACCTACCCTGTACCTTCCTACCCATCAACACATGGCCAGACCTACCCTGATCATGTAAACACCTACCCAGGAAATCAGAACACTTACCAGCAAG GTCAGCGATGGAACCATTGGGGATCCCAGATTGGAACTCAGAAACATGGCTCCTACCGG GGATGA
- the LOC137273951 gene encoding uncharacterized protein, translated as MTSVFSLALLCACALVCSGAVYNRYPSYGQYPDVHYRNQYVPNNHPGNYYPDRYPADVWGGRSQGHFRRYRRSVPSHVSGYPSYRQSYLSNGFPTYPAHLPVYPDQLSSYPRHQDRYQQGQRWNQWGSQSGSQKYGSYRG; from the exons ATGACATCAGTCTTCTCGCTTGCTCTGCTGTGCGCATGCGCCCTTGTATGTTCCGGTGCTGTGTATAACCGATATCCATCCTACGGAcagtacccggatgtacacTACAGGAATCAGTACGTCCCTAACAACCACCCTGGCAACTACTACCCTGACAGGTACCCAGCTG ATGTGTGGGGAGGGCGCTCTCAAGGACATTTCAGAA GATACCGACGATCTGTGCCTTCCCATGTAAGTGGATACCCGAGTTACAGGCAGTCCTATCTGTCTAATGGCTTCCCTACCTACCCTGCACACCTACCCGTCTACCCTGATCAACTGAGCAGCTACCCCAGACATCAAGACCGTTATCAACAAG GTCAAAGATGGAACCAATGGGGCTCCCAGTCCGGCAGCCAGAAGTACGGCTCTTATCGG GGATGA